From the genome of Rhineura floridana isolate rRhiFlo1 chromosome 7, rRhiFlo1.hap2, whole genome shotgun sequence, one region includes:
- the LOC133388317 gene encoding uncharacterized protein LOC133388317: MTPTHSGAPGTDASRAETYGWLVNFDKSHLQPTQRLLHLGAMLDTMQAMVFLAPDRITAITSIARSLMQQTSADVMLLARALGMFISTIHIVPWARAHTRPLQWTLLPFQKDIASSNHRRVRLSPALRLSFRWWTKVQHLSKGTSFREPRRTVVTTDASLIGWGAHCNSQYVQGVWPNAEQSRSINWLELKAVHLALCHFQSLFPLHHVLIRTDNTCVKSHLNRQGGTRSRPLQDLASLIFVWAEQHLQSLKAEHLRGIWNVTADWLSRQQVFPGEWKLHPAIFHRLQCRFGALSVDLFASSHNCQLPRYFARYLDSTAEAVDALTTPWPDGLLYAFPPIPLLAKTLRKARTERAQLVLIAPFWPRRPWFSDLLAMSMMDPWTLPVTPDLLSQGPVLHQDPTWLNLTAWRLNGDT, encoded by the coding sequence acctacggctggcttgttaacttcgacaaaagccatctccaaccaacacAACGCCTACTAcaccttggggcaatgttggacaccatgcaggcaatggtcttcctggctccagatcgcatcactgccatcacaagcatcgcaaggtccctgatgcaacaaacatccgcagacgtcatgcttctcgccagagcgctcgggatgtttatctccacaatccacattgtgccctgggctcgagcccacactcggccccttcagtggactctgttgccttttcaaaaagacattgccagctccaaccatcgcagagttcgtttgagccccgctctgcgcctctccttccgctggtggaccaaggttcaacacctctccaagggcacgtcgttcagagaaccccgcagaaccgtcgtgaccacagacgccagcctcataggttggggagcccactgcaactcccagtacgttcagggggtttggcccaacgcagagcaatctcgaagcatcaactggctggaactaaaggctgtccacttggctctatgtcattttcagtctctgttccctttgcatcatgtgctcattcgaacagacaacacgtgtgtaaaatcacatttgaacagacaggggggcaccaggtctcgtcctctgcaggacttagcctccctcatctttgtctgggcagaacaacatctacaatccctgaaagcagagcacctcagagggatttggaatgtgacagcagactggctcagcagacaacaggtcttcccgggagaatggaaacttcatccagccattttccatcgtctccagtgtcggttcggcgccctctcagtcgacctgtttgcttccagtcacaattgccagcttcccaggtactttgcccgatacctggactcaacagcagaagcagtggatgctctgacaacaccgtggccagacggtctattgtacgcctttcctcccataccattgttagccaaaaccttgaggaaggcgcgaaccgaaagggcacagctggttctgatagcaccattttggccacgccgaccgtggttctcagatcttctggcaatgtcaatgatggatccttggacacttccagtaacgccagacctcctatcccagggtccagtactgcaccaggaccctacttggctcaatctaacagcgtggcgtttgaacggagacacttga